One segment of Comamonas thiooxydans DNA contains the following:
- a CDS encoding aspartate/glutamate racemase family protein: MKAGMHILLINPNTSQQTTALMLRQARACLPPGVLLHGATAERGAAMITDEAGLKIAEQEVLRLGLAFAQGDDSQAGRAIIVAAFGNPGLELLRAALPERVAAFGIGEAAMRQAAQDEQGRPRRFGIATTTPGLEAAIAASVAALGLTPWFCGTRIAQGEPLALAADPALQCERLGDAVAQCVQSDGAQAVVIGGGPLSEAALWLAPRFQVPVLSPVVAAVQAALAGLTLAVTQ, translated from the coding sequence ATGAAGGCTGGCATGCATATTCTGCTGATCAATCCCAATACCTCGCAACAGACCACGGCGCTGATGCTCAGACAGGCGCGGGCCTGTCTACCGCCCGGCGTGCTGCTGCACGGCGCGACGGCCGAGCGGGGAGCGGCCATGATTACCGACGAGGCGGGGCTGAAGATCGCCGAGCAGGAGGTGCTGCGGCTGGGCCTGGCCTTTGCCCAGGGCGATGACAGCCAGGCTGGCCGGGCCATCATCGTGGCCGCGTTCGGCAATCCCGGATTGGAGTTGCTGCGCGCGGCCCTGCCGGAGCGGGTTGCCGCCTTCGGCATTGGCGAAGCCGCCATGCGGCAGGCCGCACAGGATGAGCAGGGCCGCCCGCGTCGCTTTGGCATTGCGACGACCACGCCGGGGCTGGAGGCTGCGATTGCCGCCTCGGTCGCGGCGCTGGGCCTGACGCCCTGGTTCTGCGGCACGCGCATTGCTCAGGGCGAGCCGCTGGCGCTGGCTGCGGACCCGGCCTTGCAGTGCGAGCGCCTGGGCGATGCCGTGGCCCAATGCGTGCAAAGCGATGGCGCACAGGCCGTGGTGATCGGCGGCGGCCCGCTGTCCGAAGCCGCGCTGTGGCTGGCGCCACGCTTTCAGGTGCCGGTGCTGTCGCCGGTGGTGGCCGCAGTGCAGGCGGCGCTGGCGGGCCTGACGCTCGCCGTCACCCAATGA
- a CDS encoding MurR/RpiR family transcriptional regulator yields the protein MTPSPFTPEPAEAHSFIARVRAALPQLPPSERRLAEFLLDFPGNLSSYAAAEMAKLTGVSNATVTRFIQRLGYEGYEDARRHARAQGDNGSPLFLAAASAQGKPTADVIATHLRQASENLAVTIGQISAQQLEDIATALIGARQLFFVGYRQNRNFAAYLRWQLLQALEMPSQVIPGAGETLGEYAAQIGENDVVVIFALRRSVRVVSEFARQARLLGARLICITDHASPAPEADWLLRVQTSAPGPLDNHTALFMLCHLIATATLQQSGQPGRRHMAAIETSHDALDEML from the coding sequence ATGACCCCCAGCCCCTTCACCCCGGAACCCGCCGAAGCCCATTCCTTCATCGCCCGCGTGCGTGCGGCCCTGCCGCAGCTGCCGCCCTCGGAGCGGCGGCTGGCGGAATTCCTGCTGGACTTCCCCGGCAATCTGTCGAGCTATGCGGCTGCCGAGATGGCCAAGCTCACAGGGGTCTCGAATGCCACGGTCACGCGCTTCATACAGCGGCTGGGCTATGAGGGCTACGAGGATGCACGCCGCCATGCACGCGCTCAGGGCGACAACGGCTCGCCGCTGTTTCTGGCGGCCGCATCGGCCCAGGGCAAGCCCACGGCGGATGTGATTGCCACGCATCTGCGCCAGGCCTCGGAGAATCTGGCCGTCACCATCGGACAGATTTCGGCACAGCAGCTGGAGGACATCGCCACGGCCCTGATCGGCGCGCGCCAACTGTTCTTTGTCGGCTATCGCCAGAACCGCAACTTTGCAGCCTATCTGCGCTGGCAGCTGCTGCAGGCACTGGAGATGCCCAGCCAGGTCATCCCCGGCGCCGGCGAGACCCTGGGCGAATATGCGGCCCAGATCGGCGAAAACGATGTGGTGGTGATCTTTGCCCTGCGCCGCAGCGTGCGCGTGGTCAGCGAGTTCGCGCGCCAGGCCAGGCTGCTGGGCGCCCGCCTGATCTGCATCACCGACCATGCCAGCCCGGCCCCCGAGGCGGACTGGCTGCTGCGCGTACAGACCTCGGCGCCGGGACCGCTGGACAACCACACGGCGCTTTTCATGCTCTGCCACCTGATTGCCACCGCTACCTTGCAGCAAAGCGGGCAGCCGGGCCGCAGACATATGGCGGCCATAGAGACCAGCCACGATGCGCTGGACGAGATGCTATGA
- the mutL gene encoding DNA mismatch repair endonuclease MutL produces the protein MVAVNATSPELSPSSTETTDQAAPVRRPIRDLPDELISQIAAGEVVERPASVVRELVDNALDSGAGQITVRLLAGGVRLIAVEDDGCGIPRDELPVALRRHATSKISDLHDLETVATMGFRGEALAAIASVSETSIFSRPAGQDSAYLLDARSGELRPAARNQGTTVEVKELFFSTPARRKFLKTDATELAHCIESVRRHALARPDVGFAIWHEGKLVEQWRAAGSTPDEALSRRLADVLNDKFVDNSVAVDHWAGPVHVTGRAGIPDAARSRPDQQFCYVNGRFVRDKVLTHAARSAYEDVLHGNKQPVYALYIEIDPARVDVNVHPTKIEVRFRDSREVHQAVRHAIENALATPRAAAVVEAAAQEAARQPGLIDESTATPVAAKATTKPAATPAWPQTRMSFGEPAIGNPVRDLAKLWEPMREATAEAAPAPQMATASPAPAPASAAAATPEAATGATTITNTTAMPSPVPQPEDEGIRLRPSGQSSYFQRKAPAPQMQEAPAATEIVANAAVAAPVEPAAATHTAEHAAAPATQPPVAVAADNTPVWPLGRAVAQLHGVYILAENSQGMVIVDMHAAHERIVYEQLKNAVNTENGDEQIPSQPLLIPATFAATPEEVATAEAHVETLLTLGMEVSPFSPKTLAVRAVPATLAQGDAVELARSVLAELAQHDATTVVQRARNEILATMACHGAVRANRKLTLDEMNALLRQMEVTERSDQCNHGRPTWRQLSMKELDALFLRGR, from the coding sequence ATGGTTGCCGTGAACGCAACCAGCCCCGAACTCTCCCCCTCCTCTACCGAAACCACCGACCAGGCTGCCCCGGTGCGCCGGCCGATTCGCGACCTGCCCGACGAGCTGATCAGCCAGATCGCTGCCGGCGAGGTGGTCGAGCGCCCCGCCTCCGTGGTGCGCGAACTGGTAGACAACGCTCTGGACTCGGGCGCCGGCCAGATCACCGTGCGCCTGCTGGCCGGCGGTGTGCGCCTGATCGCGGTGGAAGACGACGGCTGCGGCATCCCTCGCGACGAGCTGCCCGTGGCCCTGCGCCGCCATGCCACCAGCAAGATCAGCGATCTGCACGATCTGGAAACCGTGGCCACCATGGGCTTTCGCGGCGAGGCACTGGCCGCCATTGCCTCGGTATCGGAAACCTCCATCTTCTCGCGCCCCGCAGGTCAGGACTCGGCCTATCTGCTGGATGCACGCAGCGGCGAGCTGCGCCCCGCCGCACGCAACCAGGGCACGACCGTGGAGGTCAAGGAGTTGTTCTTCTCCACGCCCGCGCGCCGCAAATTCCTCAAGACCGATGCCACCGAACTCGCGCACTGCATAGAGTCCGTGCGTCGCCACGCGCTGGCCCGCCCCGATGTGGGCTTTGCCATCTGGCATGAAGGCAAGCTGGTCGAGCAATGGCGCGCCGCCGGCAGCACGCCCGACGAAGCCTTGTCGCGCCGCCTGGCCGATGTGCTGAACGACAAGTTTGTCGACAACTCGGTGGCCGTCGATCACTGGGCCGGCCCCGTCCACGTCACGGGCCGCGCCGGCATCCCGGACGCGGCGCGCTCGCGCCCCGACCAGCAGTTCTGCTATGTCAACGGCCGCTTTGTACGCGACAAGGTATTGACACATGCGGCCCGCTCTGCATACGAGGACGTGCTGCATGGCAACAAGCAGCCGGTCTATGCGCTCTATATCGAAATCGACCCCGCACGTGTGGATGTGAACGTGCATCCCACCAAGATCGAGGTACGTTTTCGCGACAGCCGCGAAGTCCACCAGGCCGTGCGCCACGCGATAGAGAACGCGCTGGCCACGCCGCGCGCTGCGGCCGTGGTCGAGGCGGCTGCCCAGGAAGCCGCACGCCAGCCCGGCCTGATCGACGAGAGCACTGCCACACCTGTCGCAGCCAAGGCCACGACCAAGCCCGCAGCAACCCCAGCCTGGCCGCAAACCCGCATGAGCTTTGGCGAACCCGCCATCGGCAATCCCGTGCGCGATCTGGCCAAGCTCTGGGAGCCCATGCGCGAAGCCACTGCGGAAGCCGCACCCGCGCCCCAGATGGCGACGGCGTCTCCGGCTCCGGCACCAGCAAGTGCCGCAGCAGCGACACCTGAAGCGGCCACTGGCGCGACCACGATCACCAACACCACGGCCATGCCAAGCCCGGTGCCTCAGCCCGAGGACGAAGGCATCAGACTGCGCCCTTCGGGCCAGTCCAGCTACTTTCAGCGAAAAGCGCCAGCCCCCCAGATGCAGGAAGCGCCAGCCGCTACGGAGATCGTTGCCAATGCAGCAGTTGCAGCCCCGGTCGAACCGGCTGCGGCCACGCACACTGCCGAACATGCCGCAGCGCCTGCAACGCAACCACCCGTAGCGGTTGCGGCAGACAACACCCCCGTCTGGCCGCTGGGACGTGCCGTGGCCCAGCTGCACGGCGTCTATATCCTGGCCGAGAACAGCCAGGGCATGGTCATCGTGGACATGCATGCCGCCCATGAACGCATCGTCTACGAACAGCTCAAGAATGCCGTGAATACGGAAAATGGCGATGAACAGATTCCCAGCCAGCCGCTGCTGATTCCCGCCACCTTTGCCGCAACGCCCGAGGAAGTCGCCACGGCCGAAGCCCATGTCGAGACCCTGCTGACCCTGGGCATGGAGGTCTCGCCCTTCTCGCCCAAGACCCTGGCCGTGCGGGCCGTGCCGGCCACGCTGGCCCAGGGCGATGCCGTGGAGCTGGCGCGCAGCGTGCTGGCCGAACTGGCCCAGCATGACGCAACCACCGTGGTGCAGCGCGCGCGCAACGAGATTCTGGCCACCATGGCCTGCCACGGTGCAGTGCGCGCCAACCGCAAGCTCACGCTGGACGAGATGAATGCGCTGCTGCGCCAGATGGAGGTGACCGAGCGCTCCGACCAGTGCAATCACGGCCGCCCCACCTGGCGTCAGCTCAGCATGAAGGAGCTGGATGCGCTGTTTCTGCGCGGGCGCTGA
- a CDS encoding DedA family protein, protein MEIIQFLIDFILHIDKHLEAFVVAYGPWVYALLFIIVFVETGVVVMPFLPGDSLMFIVGALCGAGYMSYPLAVVVLLAAAILGDQSNYTIGRYLGPKVFQWEDSRWFNRKAFDQAHNFYERYGGVTIILARFMPFIRTFAPFVAGVAHMSRAKFSLFNVVGAVLWVVGISAAGYFFGNMEWVKNNLEKIIWGLILVPGLIAIFGAWRAGKAEKARTA, encoded by the coding sequence TTGGAAATCATTCAGTTTCTGATCGACTTCATCCTGCATATCGACAAGCATCTGGAAGCCTTTGTCGTGGCCTATGGGCCCTGGGTGTATGCCCTGCTGTTCATCATCGTGTTTGTCGAAACCGGTGTGGTGGTCATGCCTTTCCTGCCCGGTGACTCGCTGATGTTCATCGTCGGCGCGCTGTGCGGTGCCGGCTACATGAGCTACCCGTTGGCGGTGGTGGTGCTGCTGGCAGCAGCCATCCTGGGCGATCAGAGCAATTACACGATAGGCCGCTACCTGGGCCCCAAGGTGTTTCAGTGGGAGGACTCGCGCTGGTTCAACCGCAAGGCTTTTGACCAGGCCCACAACTTCTATGAGCGCTATGGCGGCGTGACCATCATTCTTGCGCGCTTCATGCCCTTTATCCGCACCTTTGCACCTTTCGTGGCCGGTGTGGCCCATATGAGCCGCGCCAAGTTCAGCCTGTTCAATGTCGTGGGGGCCGTGCTGTGGGTGGTGGGCATCAGCGCCGCAGGCTACTTCTTCGGCAATATGGAGTGGGTGAAGAACAATCTCGAAAAAATCATCTGGGGTCTGATCCTGGTGCCCGGCTTGATCGCCATCTTCGGTGCCTGGCGCGCCGGCAAGGCCGAAAAGGCCAGGACCGCCTGA
- a CDS encoding glycine zipper 2TM domain-containing protein: MKLRTLAITVSAAFTLAMAGCSTSPTNAQIGTGVGAVAGGVVGDALFGSTLGTVGGAAAGALIGNEVGKRK, encoded by the coding sequence ATGAAACTGCGAACTCTTGCCATCACCGTGTCTGCAGCCTTCACGCTTGCCATGGCAGGCTGCTCCACCTCGCCCACCAATGCCCAGATCGGCACCGGTGTCGGCGCCGTCGCTGGCGGCGTGGTCGGTGATGCACTGTTTGGTTCCACTTTGGGCACCGTAGGCGGCGCCGCGGCAGGCGCGCTGATCGGCAACGAGGTAGGCAAGCGCAAATAA
- a CDS encoding N-acetylmuramoyl-L-alanine amidase yields the protein MSKTTSSTAFPDLPRPGSSRPGLSRRNLLQAGGVVLLLGRQHIAQGASIVAVRVWPAPDYSRVTLESDIPLTAKPVFVPSPPRLAVDIEGLDLNPALKELVAKVRSDDPNIASIRVGQFAPGVVRLVIDLKQEARPQVFTLAPISPYKHRLVLDLYPAKAVDPLEALISERLRDAGSTAAAPAPHNPAITTPPPAAIATAPAADPLGDLIAQRNQRPSAPAPAPAVIAQAPAPAPVPPPPAPAPRPAPAPRPAPNIATSQSTDRIIIVALDPGHGGEDPGATGPSGLREKDVVLKVAHLLRERINNSRIGGSPMRAFMTRDADFFVPLATRVEKARRVQADLFISIHADAFTTPAARGASVFALSERGASSTAARWLANKENQADLVGGLNVGGLQDQHVQRMLLDMSTTAQIKDSLKLGTSLLGEIGGMAKLHKARVEQAGFAVLKAPDIPSVLVETAFISNPEEEAKLASAAYREQLADALMTGIRKYFAHNPPLARSRSV from the coding sequence ATGAGCAAAACAACTTCCTCCACGGCTTTTCCGGATCTGCCCCGACCGGGCTCTTCCCGACCAGGTCTTTCCCGCCGCAATCTGCTGCAGGCAGGCGGCGTGGTTCTGCTGCTGGGCCGCCAGCATATTGCGCAAGGCGCAAGCATCGTGGCCGTGCGCGTCTGGCCCGCCCCCGACTACTCGCGTGTCACGCTGGAATCCGATATTCCGCTGACGGCCAAGCCGGTCTTCGTGCCCAGCCCGCCGCGGCTGGCCGTCGATATCGAGGGCCTGGATCTGAACCCGGCGCTCAAGGAACTGGTGGCCAAGGTCCGCTCCGACGACCCCAATATCGCCAGCATCCGCGTCGGCCAGTTTGCACCTGGCGTAGTGCGCCTGGTGATAGACCTCAAGCAGGAAGCCAGGCCCCAGGTCTTCACGCTGGCCCCGATCTCGCCCTACAAGCACCGGCTGGTGCTGGATCTCTACCCCGCCAAGGCCGTGGATCCGCTGGAAGCCCTGATCAGCGAGCGCCTGCGCGATGCCGGCAGCACGGCCGCCGCGCCGGCACCACACAACCCTGCCATCACGACACCACCCCCTGCAGCGATTGCGACAGCCCCCGCGGCCGACCCTCTGGGTGATCTGATTGCCCAGCGCAACCAGCGGCCCAGCGCGCCAGCACCGGCTCCCGCAGTAATTGCACAGGCTCCGGCACCGGCTCCCGTGCCGCCGCCACCGGCTCCCGCGCCACGCCCGGCACCGGCCCCCAGGCCTGCACCCAATATTGCCACCTCGCAAAGCACGGACCGGATCATCATCGTGGCACTGGACCCCGGCCATGGCGGCGAAGACCCCGGCGCCACCGGTCCCAGCGGCCTGCGTGAAAAAGACGTGGTGCTCAAGGTCGCCCATCTGCTGCGCGAGCGCATCAACAACTCACGCATCGGCGGCAGCCCCATGCGCGCCTTCATGACGCGCGATGCCGACTTCTTCGTGCCCCTGGCCACACGCGTGGAAAAAGCCCGCCGCGTCCAGGCCGATCTGTTCATCAGCATCCATGCCGATGCCTTCACCACCCCCGCGGCGCGCGGTGCCAGTGTGTTTGCGCTCAGCGAACGCGGCGCCTCGAGCACGGCCGCCCGCTGGCTGGCCAACAAGGAAAATCAGGCCGACCTCGTGGGCGGTCTGAACGTGGGCGGACTGCAGGACCAGCATGTGCAGCGCATGCTGCTGGACATGAGCACCACCGCCCAGATCAAGGACAGCCTCAAGCTGGGTACCTCGCTGCTGGGCGAAATCGGCGGCATGGCCAAGCTGCACAAGGCCCGCGTGGAGCAGGCCGGCTTTGCCGTGCTGAAGGCGCCCGACATTCCCAGCGTGCTGGTGGAAACGGCCTTCATCAGCAACCCCGAGGAGGAAGCCAAGCTGGCCTCTGCCGCCTACCGCGAGCAACTGGCCGATGCGCTGATGACGGGCATACGCAAGTACTTCGCCCACAACCCGCCCCTGGCGCGCAGCCGATCGGTTTAA
- the tsaE gene encoding tRNA (adenosine(37)-N6)-threonylcarbamoyltransferase complex ATPase subunit type 1 TsaE, giving the protein MTAAQHTPRIVGSEPTPALAQRQILWQSEQDTERFARQLAALPELRNAYVTLHGDLGAGKTTLVRHWLRALGVQGRIKSPTYAVVEPHEAGDLSIWHFDFYRFDDPREWEDAGFRDIFASAGLKLAEWPEKAAAVTPVADIAIHIEAIDDVQRQVTLKAGTPAGCTVLEALTA; this is encoded by the coding sequence TTGACTGCTGCTCAACATACTCCCCGAATTGTAGGAAGCGAGCCCACACCGGCGCTGGCGCAGCGCCAGATACTCTGGCAGAGCGAACAGGATACCGAGCGCTTCGCCCGGCAACTGGCCGCCCTGCCCGAGCTGCGCAACGCCTATGTGACTCTGCATGGCGACCTGGGTGCGGGCAAGACCACGCTGGTGCGCCACTGGTTGCGCGCCCTGGGCGTGCAGGGCCGCATCAAGAGCCCGACCTATGCGGTGGTGGAGCCACATGAGGCCGGCGATCTCTCGATCTGGCACTTCGACTTCTATCGCTTCGACGATCCGCGTGAATGGGAAGATGCAGGTTTTCGTGACATTTTTGCCAGCGCCGGACTCAAGCTGGCAGAATGGCCCGAAAAGGCTGCAGCGGTTACACCTGTTGCGGATATAGCTATCCATATCGAAGCAATTGACGATGTGCAGCGACAGGTGACGCTCAAGGCCGGCACCCCCGCAGGCTGCACCGTGCTTGAAGCATTGACGGCATGA
- the queG gene encoding tRNA epoxyqueuosine(34) reductase QueG, with protein MQAWARELGFSQIGVAGVDLSSAEPGLLQWLAQGFHGEMHYMQAHGLKRARPAELVPGTVSVITARMDYLPRETGDGWQAVEWERLKRPEEGIVSLYARGRDYHKVLRNRLQKLAERIAQEIGPFGHRAFTDSAPVLEAELASRSGQGWRGKHTLVLSREAGSMFFLGEIYVDFALEPTAAVTAHCGSCSSCIDACPTGAIIAPHKVDARRCISYLTIEHAGSIPEELRPLMANRIYGCDDCQLACPWNKFAHPSVLPDFDARAGLAGTQLVHFLAWDEATFLRVTEGSPIRRIGHARWLRNVAVALGNAWRETGRPELRAALQSRADHPDPVVAEHVAWALAQRA; from the coding sequence ATGCAAGCTTGGGCTCGCGAGCTGGGATTCTCCCAAATCGGCGTGGCGGGCGTGGATTTGTCCTCGGCAGAGCCCGGTTTGCTGCAATGGTTGGCGCAGGGCTTTCATGGCGAGATGCATTACATGCAGGCCCATGGTTTGAAACGAGCCCGGCCTGCGGAATTAGTTCCCGGCACGGTGAGCGTGATCACCGCGCGCATGGATTATCTGCCGCGCGAGACCGGGGACGGCTGGCAGGCCGTGGAATGGGAGCGGCTCAAGCGTCCCGAAGAAGGCATTGTCTCCCTCTACGCCAGAGGCCGTGACTATCACAAGGTGCTGCGCAACCGCCTGCAGAAGCTGGCTGAACGCATCGCACAGGAGATAGGCCCGTTCGGCCACCGTGCCTTTACCGACTCCGCCCCGGTGCTGGAGGCCGAGCTGGCCAGCCGCAGCGGCCAGGGCTGGCGCGGCAAACACACGCTGGTGCTGAGCCGCGAGGCCGGATCGATGTTCTTTCTGGGCGAGATCTATGTGGACTTTGCGCTCGAGCCCACCGCCGCAGTCACGGCGCACTGCGGCAGTTGCTCGTCCTGCATCGACGCCTGCCCCACGGGCGCCATCATCGCGCCGCACAAGGTCGATGCGCGGCGCTGCATCTCCTATCTGACCATCGAACATGCGGGAAGCATTCCCGAGGAACTGCGGCCCTTGATGGCCAACCGCATCTATGGCTGCGATGACTGCCAGCTGGCCTGTCCCTGGAACAAGTTTGCCCATCCCAGCGTCTTGCCGGACTTCGACGCCCGCGCCGGACTGGCTGGCACTCAGCTGGTGCATTTCCTGGCCTGGGATGAAGCCACGTTTTTGCGAGTGACCGAGGGCAGCCCCATTCGCCGCATTGGCCATGCGCGCTGGCTGCGCAATGTGGCCGTGGCCCTGGGCAATGCCTGGCGCGAAACCGGCAGGCCCGAACTCAGGGCCGCACTGCAGAGCCGGGCCGATCATCCCGACCCCGTGGTGGCCGAGCATGTGGCCTGGGCGCTGGCCCAGCGTGCTTGA
- a CDS encoding AEC family transporter: protein MNYLELLFPDFALIVLGYVLCRFTPINRSVWQAVEQLVYYLLFPVLLFHSITRNPIQWGDASQLLAAGVLGGLLGIALTYSLPHLPFLGRRIDARSYAGAAQVAFRFNSFIALALVSRLAGPDGLLYVSVLIGVSVPLFNVAAVWPMARGSGQHFVGHLMRNPLIIATVSALLFNAAGLKIPALLEAPVARIGAASIALGLMAAGAGLKLSALASNKLLASELLLIRHAIQPLIAFAMVQLFHLNQPQAIALMAFSSLPTASSCYVLAVRMGYEGSFVASLVSLSTMLGVLSLPFGLWLIGI, encoded by the coding sequence GTGAACTATCTAGAACTGCTTTTTCCCGATTTCGCGCTCATCGTGCTGGGCTATGTGCTGTGCCGTTTCACGCCCATCAACCGCAGCGTCTGGCAAGCCGTGGAGCAGCTCGTCTACTACCTGCTGTTTCCGGTGCTGCTGTTTCACTCCATCACTCGCAACCCGATCCAGTGGGGCGACGCCAGTCAATTGCTGGCCGCCGGTGTGCTGGGAGGCCTGCTGGGCATTGCGCTGACCTACAGCCTTCCACACCTGCCGTTTCTGGGCCGGCGCATCGATGCACGCAGCTATGCGGGAGCAGCGCAAGTGGCGTTTCGCTTCAACTCCTTTATCGCGCTGGCGCTGGTTTCGCGCCTGGCAGGGCCGGACGGACTGCTCTATGTCTCGGTGCTGATCGGCGTGTCCGTGCCGCTGTTCAATGTGGCCGCCGTCTGGCCCATGGCGCGCGGCAGCGGCCAGCATTTTGTCGGGCATCTGATGCGCAACCCGCTGATCATCGCCACCGTCAGCGCCCTGCTGTTCAATGCCGCCGGACTGAAGATTCCGGCCTTGCTGGAAGCCCCCGTGGCCCGTATCGGCGCTGCCTCGATCGCCCTAGGCCTGATGGCCGCCGGCGCCGGTCTCAAGCTCAGTGCACTGGCCAGCAACAAGCTGCTGGCCAGCGAGTTGCTGCTGATACGCCATGCCATACAGCCGCTGATCGCCTTTGCCATGGTTCAGCTGTTCCACCTCAACCAGCCGCAGGCGATTGCGCTGATGGCGTTCTCCAGCCTGCCTACTGCCTCGTCCTGCTATGTGCTGGCTGTGCGCATGGGCTATGAAGGCTCGTTTGTGGCCAGTCTGGTGTCGCTGTCCACGATGCTGGGCGTGCTCAGCCTGCCCTTCGGACTCTGGCTGATCGGCATTTGA
- a CDS encoding tripartite tricarboxylate transporter substrate binding protein BugE, whose product MNRRMCVGLTMALATVGFSTGVLAEANYPTKPIKLLVPFAAGGTTDIIARVIAEPLSRELGQSVVVDNKGGGGGVIGAQETARQKPDGYNLGISTLSTMATNPAINPKTPYNPLTDFTPIINIAATPNVIAVNPKFPGAANYKAFEAELKANPGKYSYGSSGTGGIQHMLMELYKSLTGIQMTHVPYRGAGPALNDAVAGQIPMILDNLPSALPFIKDNRLKAIAVAAPQRLAVLPDVPTFKEVGLPQVNRMASYGILGPKGMDKAMVDKINAAVKKVLQDPAVKKRIEDTGSLVVGNSPQEFAKELKEEFETYKQVVAKQKLTLD is encoded by the coding sequence ATGAATCGTCGTATGTGCGTGGGCCTGACAATGGCTCTGGCAACTGTAGGTTTCTCGACTGGTGTGTTGGCTGAGGCCAACTACCCCACCAAGCCCATCAAGCTGCTGGTGCCCTTTGCCGCAGGCGGCACGACCGACATCATTGCGCGTGTGATCGCCGAGCCGCTGAGCAGGGAGCTGGGCCAGTCCGTGGTGGTGGACAACAAGGGCGGCGGCGGCGGCGTCATCGGTGCGCAGGAAACCGCGCGTCAGAAGCCCGACGGCTACAACCTGGGCATTTCCACGCTGTCGACCATGGCCACCAATCCGGCCATCAACCCCAAGACTCCCTACAACCCGCTGACGGACTTCACGCCCATCATCAACATTGCGGCCACGCCCAATGTGATCGCCGTGAACCCCAAGTTCCCCGGCGCGGCGAACTACAAGGCTTTCGAGGCCGAACTCAAGGCCAATCCCGGCAAGTACTCCTATGGCTCGTCCGGTACGGGCGGCATCCAGCACATGCTGATGGAGCTGTACAAGTCGCTGACCGGCATCCAGATGACCCATGTGCCTTATCGTGGCGCGGGCCCGGCCCTGAACGACGCGGTTGCCGGCCAGATCCCCATGATTCTGGACAACCTGCCTTCGGCGCTGCCCTTCATCAAGGACAACCGCCTCAAGGCCATCGCCGTGGCAGCTCCCCAGCGTCTGGCCGTGCTGCCTGACGTGCCCACCTTCAAGGAAGTGGGTCTGCCCCAGGTCAATCGCATGGCTTCCTATGGCATTCTGGGTCCCAAGGGCATGGACAAGGCCATGGTCGACAAGATCAATGCCGCTGTGAAGAAGGTGCTGCAGGACCCTGCGGTCAAGAAGCGTATCGAAGACACCGGCTCGCTGGTGGTGGGCAACTCTCCTCAGGAATTCGCCAAGGAACTGAAGGAAGAGTTCGAAACCTACAAGCAGGTCGTGGCCAAGCAGAAGCTGACACTGGACTAA
- a CDS encoding DUF4287 domain-containing protein, which produces MTSEQKIKGPASYFPSIEKAYGKPITHWLKILDELRDKKHMEQVAHLKLEHGIGHGHANALVAYHRAQPGAC; this is translated from the coding sequence ATGACAAGTGAACAGAAGATCAAAGGACCCGCGTCCTACTTCCCTTCCATCGAGAAGGCCTATGGAAAGCCGATCACGCACTGGCTCAAGATTCTCGATGAGCTGCGCGATAAAAAACATATGGAGCAGGTCGCACATCTCAAGCTCGAGCACGGCATCGGTCATGGACATGCGAACGCGCTTGTTGCCTACCATAGGGCACAGCCAGGCGCTTGTTAG